The Rhineura floridana isolate rRhiFlo1 chromosome 15, rRhiFlo1.hap2, whole genome shotgun sequence genome window below encodes:
- the PPIE gene encoding peptidyl-prolyl cis-trans isomerase E isoform X3, with protein MNESELFGRTIRVNLAKPMRIKEGSSRPVWSDDDWLKKFSGKTLEENLEEEGAVPAQSEAQEGEPPAKKSRANPQVYMDIKIGNKPAGRLNILLRSDIVPMTTENFRCLCTHEKGFGFKGSSFHRVIPQFMCQAGDFTNHNGTGGKSIYGKKFDDENFILKHTGPDVGKFLEEHLRESNAMDVCVLIGLLAMANSGANTNGSQFFITCDKTDWLDGKHVVFGEVVEGMDVMRQIEAQGSKDGKPKQKVIISDCGEYV; from the exons AATGAGTCTGAGCTCTTTGGGAGGACAATCCGTGTCAACCTGGCCAAGCCAATGAGGATTAAGGAAGGATCCTCCCGTCCAG TTTGGTCAGATGATGACTGGCTCAAGAAATTTTCAGGGAAGACGCTTGAGGAGAATTTGGAGGAAGAGGGGGCAGTGCCTGCCCAATCAGAGGCACAGGAG GGTGAGCCACCAGCAAAAAAATCAAGGGCAAATCCCCAGGTTTACATGGACATCAAGATTGGAAATAAGCCTGCCGGTCGATTGAACATCCTGTTGCGATCTGATATTGTACCTATGACCACTG AGAACTTCCGCTGTCTGTGCACCCATGAGAAAGGCTTTGGCTTTAAGGGAAGCAGCTTTCATCGTGTCATCCCTCAGTTCATGTGCCAAGCTGGAGACTTCACCAACCACAATGGCACTGGGGGCAAATCTATCTATGGGAAGAAATTTGATGATGAAAACTTTATCCTGAAGCACACGGGGCCAG ATGTTGGGAAATTCTTAGAGGAACACTTGAGAGAGtctaatgcaatggatgtgtgtGTCTTGATAGGCTTGTTGGCCATGGCCAATTCTGGCGCCAACACCAATGGCTCTCAGTTCTTCATCACCTGTGATAAGACCGACTGGCTGGATGGGAAGCATGTGGTGTTTGGAGAGGTCGTGGAAGGGATGGACGTCATGCGGCAAATTGAG GCTCAAGGCAGCAAAGATGGGAAACCAAAGCAAAAAGTTATCATCTCGGATTGCGGTGAATATGTATGA